tttgcagtgtttgcagcagttttccagtaaaaacgggaaaaactttgatcatgaccaatttttaaaaaagttaaaattacagtgccagtgcaaaattgtgcaaaacgttcgttttagcctctaaataacacgttttatgaaaactgctattttgcagtgtttgcagcagttttccagtaaaaacgggaaaaatgtttatcatgaccaatttttaaaaaagttaaaattacagtgccagtgcaaaattgtgcaaaacgttcgttttagcctctaaataacacgttttatgaaaactgctcttTATGTTTTTCCCTCTGGGCTATAATTAAGAAATTAATACTTCGAGTGCTGTATTGACTGAGCTTGTTTACTGGCCAACAATATATTTACTCTCTCACCAAGATCTGGAGTAAAATGGCTGAGGGGAAGCCCAAAGCCGCTTTTATTAAAATAACCAATTTGTAATTCATATAATAATTTTCACAATCTGTTCGAAATATTttggcccagtaaaggtgagggccACCAAAACGCCATGCAATATGGCTTACAATCTTCTTATATACAAACGTGGACAGGGTCAGGGGAGGAGGTGGGAGATCAAGAAAACGTCCTTACTCGATGAAAAATTTTCGAGCGAATGCACAACCACGTTCGGGAGGTTACCAAGCAGGCGCTTGCCTAGAGGGGATACAATACATTAACCATCTCCTCCCCTTCTCACGTGTCACGCAATTGTCACGCATTGCTGCGTGACTATGATCACTAAGCAAAAAGCCCAGAaggaaaaaacataaaaatcctattcgctagcaaatattttatttatgtttttccCTCTGGGCTATAATTAAGAAATTAATACTTCGAGTGCTGTATTGACTGAGCTTGTTTACTGGCCAACAATATATTTACTCTCTCACCAAGATCTGGAGTAAAATGGCTGAGGGGAAGCCCAAAGCCGCTTTTATTAAAATAACCAATTTGTAATTCATATAATAATTTTCACAATCTGTTCGAAATATTttggcccagtaaaggtgagggccACCAAAACGCCAAAAGCATTATAATGAAAATTATGATGCTGCCCCACCCCAGGAAATACAGCACCCTAACTCTATAAAAAAGTTCATAACCAATCATATAGATGCCGAATCAGAGCAAGGGAAATATTGAAACTGCTGCCCTTGCTAATCAGTTCAATATAAACCTTGAATTACTAGATGATAAACAATACACAATAAGTCACTAAAAACCTAAACAATGGGTGTGGAAACGGCTGCCCTTGCTAATCAGTCCCATGTATCCTGAGGTAATACTATCAGTAAACCTAAATTACAATATAAACAGAACAACAAAGTAAGGTCCCGCTGCCCTTGCAAACAGGTCCATAATGTGTTGCAATCACAATAACTAACCAAATGGGAACATAAACTAAGATTGCAGGCTGTTAAATAGCCAAACAAATTCCTTGGAATATCATAGAATTAGAATATCTTAATTTATAAAACTACTGGTCTTGATATTAGGTTTTCTAACCACAAGAGATATGAGAAATGCTGCCCTTGCTAACCACTTCCATATATCTTGAGTTAAGTTGAGCACAGCTTCATCGCTGAAATATTCTAGTTGTAAAGTACTCAAATCGCTATTTAGGTACACAAACCCATGAGATATGAGAACTGCTGCCCTTGCTAATCAGGTCTATATCTCAAGAGTTAACTTTAATACAAATACCCCCACAAGCTTACGGCATTGGGAAAAACACTACGTTGATACAGAAGGAATACGAATATATCGATGAAAAGCATTAGACTTCCACCTGCCCAAAACTCGTATCTGGGCATCAGACAAACCCCGATCTGCAGCATGAGATGCAGCCCCAATCCGAAAACTATGTCCCTTATAACGAGCAGGGTTGAGCCCACAGAATTTAATCGCCAAAGACAGCTGATCAGTAAAATTGGCTCGAGAAACTGGATGACCATGTAATGTAATAAAAAGGGGGCCAGGTTTGTTACCCCGTAGAGCCAAATAATCCAACATCAACTGAACTGGACAGAAAATGGGTACACGATTAATGACCATAGAAGAAGGCGGCTGGTTATAACTGTGTTTAAAATcctcaaaaacaatttttaaagaaactatGGTATTGGAGTCATTCACCAGCTGAACTACTTGATGAATTTGTAAAGGTCGAGGACCAAGGCCTGTTGTGGAGGTCATTTCACCTACTCTAAGAAAAGCATGAAAAGCAATGGAGCACATAGCTTGAAATTGACAAATTTGATACTTCGAACTTGAAAAACTTGAGGCAGCTTCCAAGATCCTATGTAAAATCGGAAGAGTAATTGGCAACCGACTATCCAAACGGGCTCCATTGCATAAGGGTTGAAACTATGGCTGCCAGTTCTGAGGCTGCAGATACAGGGGTATCTCTGTGGGGGATTGGTCTATGTGAGGTGGAGCCAACTGTCTGAAAGTCTGTACCTGTAATCGAGACAAAGAGTCTGCTAAATTATTGTGGATCCCGGGGATGTGTTTTGCTTTGAAAACAATGTTGTGTTGTAGACAGATAGCCACCAGCTTCCTAACAAAACTCATCAATGGTTTGTCTTTGCATGATTGCTTGTTGATAACATGGACAAGTGCCTCATTATcggtgaaaaacaaaacacactgaTGGCTCATTTCATGTCCCCACAGGTACAGACTTAAAACAATTGGATAAAACTCTAAAATGGCAATATTAGAATGAGCCCAATTTGCAGGCCATTTCCCATAGCACCATTTGCTGCCAAAAATTGCACCAAATCCCAGTGCACCTGAGGCATCTGTGTAAAGACTCAATTAAACAGAATTTTGCCAGACATCATCAATGAAAAAGGATCGGCCATTGAAATCTGTCAGAAAAGAAAGCCAAACTTTAAGATCCTCTTTAACCTCTTTATTCAGCCGAATGAGATGATGAGGTGACCGGACACCTATCGTAAGATCAATCAATCGCCTTAAAAATGCTCTACCTGGCTTGATGACTGAGCAGGCAAAATTCAACAAGCCAGTCAATGACTGGAGCTCTGTCAGAGATACCTTCTTACGAGCTAAAAATGCAGAGATCAAATTTCTGCTTTTGTCAATTTTGTCAAGAGGTAAACGAGCCTCTGAAAGGATGGAATCTAATTCGATACCAGCAAATGACAAAGTAGTGGCAGGGCCACATGTTTTTTCAGGTGCCATGGGAATGCCTAAGTAAGAACACAAATTCAAAAAGAGATCTAGCTGGGCTTGACATAACGTAGCTGATGAGGCTACAATCAAAAAGTCATCCAAAAGATGCAAAATGTGTGCAATGCTCAACCTCTGTCTAGCAATCCATTCCACAGCAGTACTAAATGTCTCGAAGGTGAGACAAGAACTAGAACAACCCATAGGCATACACCGGTCATAATAATACAAGCCTCGCCACTGCATCCCGAGCAAATTATAATCATCTGGACTAATTGGTATGATTCGAAAAGCATTTTTTATGTCAGTTTTTGCCAAAAAGCAGCCAGGGCCTGCCAGTTTGATAAATTTAATTGCATCATCGACAGTAGCATAGCACACCCTGGTATGCTCAGAATCAATACCATCATTAACCGAGGAACCTTTGGGATAAGACAGATGGTGTATCAAACGAAACTCTCCTGGAGTCTTTTTAGGAACAACTCCCAGTGGGGAGATGCGAAATGGATGCAGTGGCGGAAACTGAAAGGGGCCGGCCAACCTATGGGAATCAAGCTCTTTTTTGATTTTTGCATCCACGACGTTAGGATGTTGAAAAGCAGAAACAAGGTTTTTAGCTGTTGACGACACTCTAACACCTTCAAAATGTATTGGAAAACCAAAACTGAAGCCGGAGTAAAAAATTCTGCTGTGGAATGGTGATAACCAGACAGCAGTGGGATTAGCCTATGAACTCTTATGGGGGTTGGAAGGTTTGGGCTTGGCAGACTGGGGGCCACTATTGGAGGGTTTACTGGGGGCACGAAAAGTACACAAAGTCGCCCTGTGTTCCCCTGAACACTTAAAACACGAATGCTTGAAGGAACAGCCTGAACAAGCAAGGCCCCGATGAAACTTGAAGCAAAAACCTTGGGGAACTCTTGGCAAATCTGTCCGTGCCCGCGGCTTCACGACATTGGCAGGCTGTGGTTTTTTGGTAAGAGGAGACTGAGCCCGAAGCCACAGTTCCCCATGCAAAACACCCCAAGGGAATGCGGAGGCCTGCTTTTGACGCAGAAAACGGAAGTTTTGATCATAATACCTCCAATTATGGCCCCTTGCTGCCAAGTCCTGAATTATTTCCCCATATTTCATGAGGGCAGGGGCCTCAGCTGGATACTTAGAGGTGTAAATGCCTACAAAAATCAAAAAGCAGCTAGTCCAAGCTTCAATGCTAGTGATCTGTTTGGGCTTTGAAACCGGCTCAAGGCAGAGAGAGGGCAGTGCACCACTCTCGGCATTACCCACTGTGATGCTATATCTATTATCAAGAACTGGGTTGGCTAACAGAGTCCCAAAGTCAATATATTCTTGATTGCATATCTTGGCCCTTATCTTATCAGTGACGCGGGCATCGACGGGGAGACTGGACGAGATAAATAGTTGGTCAGGTACTGCTTTGGGGACCGTCTCACCTGTAAGGTTCTTCTGAACTGCGTTGATTGAGCCCTGAACAAGGGGAGAAATGCCATTCGCTGCTGACCCTGCTGCTGTCATGTCTATGACAGGCACCTCTTTCAGTGCGTTGGTATTGGACGGTAGACCACCAGTACCACTTGCCATGCGTCTCGAAACTTCGTCTGCCACCCTGTTAACAATTTGTTCGACAAGATCTGGTGGAATTGCAGGCAGAGTTACATTGGCTGTTGAAGGAGTAGCCACCTCTTCCCTGGAAACAGCGGCAGATGACTTCCTGCCCCTCTTCTGTTTCTTGGCCGCTGGTGGCTTAGAGGCGGAAGCTGAAAGCCGGGCTGAACGCTTTGGAGGCATACCTGCAAAGAAACATAGATAAAGGCAGATACTGCCCTTCCTCTAAACcgtaaaataaataacattaagATTGAAGTCATGTGAGGGGTAAAACGTATAGGTAACAAAAAACAGGCAGGGACAAGCCATGTCAGACAAAAGTCGACGCACCAGCAAGCCCGAAATATGCccaataaacaataaaaaaccTTGAGGGCGAAACCTCGAAGGTAACAATAACAACCTTGAGGGCGAAACCTCGAAGGTAACAAAATTAACCTTGAGGGCGAAACctcaaaagtaataataataaccttgaGGACAAAACCtcaaagataataaaattaacaaccttgagggcgaaacctcgaaggtaacaaaaataaccttgagggcgaaacctcaaaagtaataataataaccttgaGGACAAAACCtcaaagataataaaattaacaaccttgagggcgaaacctcgaaggtaacaaaaataaccttgagggcgaaacctcaaaagtaataataataaccttgaGGACAAAACCtcaaagataataaaattaacaacctTGAGGGCGAAACCTCGAAGGTAACAAAATTAACCTTGAGGGCGAAACctcaaaagtaataataataaaaacctTGAGGGTGAAAACCTCGTcggtaataaaaataacaacctCGAGGGCGAAACCTCAGaggttataataataaaaacctTGAGGGTGAAAACCTCGACGGCAATAAAAATGTATGGAGCTACTCTGCATGCAAAAAACCCAATATAAAACTTAAGCGGGTAAACACAATTGATAGTACTGAAAAAGGTTACACTGTACCAGACAAACATTGAAAGGAAAAGTAGACAACTACATGCATCCTAATCATGAAATAGCCGTAAGGGAGGATACCTTAAGACCTAAGAAGACCTGATGCCTTCAAGATGGCGCCCCGGTAGCTACGGTATAAGAAATACTGCCCTAAAGGATTAACATGGACGCCATCGGCTAAATATAAATCCTTATGCGGACTAGAAAAATCCTTATGGGACCAACAGAAAACGTTGGGAAAGGGGTCTAATACGACACGAACATAATTGTTGAGAATCTTAGCGCGTTGAAGAAATTCCGCCCAATGTGTGAAAGAATCGCCACGTGGAATGACATGACAAACTCCAATAACACTCACCGCAAAATCGTTCAAAAGCGAAGAAACAAGCTCCTCTATGGACGAGCCCACCACCTCCGGTCCTAAAACCGAAAGATCGTTCGTACCGATCTCCAAAATGACTACATCGGGAGCAAGACGCCTAACCACGTGGAGGTCGTGAAGACGAAGCTTATGAACGGTACGACCGCCAACGCCGAATAAAGTTGCCGTAGCGGTGCCCTCAAGATTAAAACTACTATCCGCACGAGCGTCGAAGCCAGCTTTTAAGTCGCAATGCAGTCGTTTCACGAATGAATGGCCTAAAATAAGGACTTTCGGAACGCTGCTTGACATGCTTGCAATGTTGACACACGTGCGAAAGTGAAATCGCGAAAGAATTATGCGCTCTTAACCGAAAGCAAAGAATTATGCGCTCTTAACCGAAAGCAAACAATACAGAAACTAAAAACAGAGTCTCAAAGGGGGGTTTCCACTAAAATAACACCCAAATAAAGCGTAAAGGTTGTAAAGCGCAGATAAAAAGGCTTACCTTGCTTTCTGAGATCAAGAAAACGTCCTTACTCGATGAAAAATTTTCGAGCGAATGCACAACCACGTTCGGGAGGTTACCAAGCAGGCGCTTGCCTAGAGGGGATACAATACATTAACCATCTCCTCCCCTTCTCACGTGTCACGCAATTGTCACGCATTGCTACGTGACTATGATCACTAAGCAAAAAGCCCAGAaggaaaaaacataaaaatcctattcgctagcaaatattttattttgcagtgtttgcagcagttttccagtaaaaacgggaaaaatgtttatcatgaccaatttttaaaaaagttaaaattacagtgccagtgcaaaattgtgcaaaacgttcgttttagcctctaaataacaggttttatgaaaactgctattttgcagtgtttgcagcagttttccggtaaaaacgggaaaaatgtttatcatgaccaatttttaaaaaagtgaaaattacagtgccagtgcaaaattgtgcaaaacgttcgttttagcctctaaataacacgttttatgaaaactgctattttgcagtgtttgcagcagttttccagtaaaaacgggaaaaatgtttatcatgaccaatttttaaaaaagtgaaaattacagtgccagtgcaaaattgtgcaaaacgttcgttttagcctctaaataacacgttttatgaaaactgctattttgcagtgtttgcagcagttttccagtaaaacgggaaaaatgtttatcatgaccaatttttaaaaaagttaaaattacagtgccagtgcaaaattgtgcaaaacgttcgttttagcctctaaataacacgttttatgaaaactgctattttgcagtgtttgcagcagttttccagtaaaaacgggaaaatgtttatcatgaccaattttaaaaaagttaaaattacagtgccagtgcaaaattgtgcaaaacgttcgttttagcctctaaataacacgttttatgaaaactgctattttgcagtgtttgcagcagttttccagtaaaaacagcagaaacgtttatcatgaccaattttaaaaaagttaaaattacagtgccagtgcaaaattgtgcaaaacgttcgttttagcctctaaataacacgttttatgaaaactgctattttgcagtgtttgcagcagttttccagtaaaaacggaaaaaacgtttatcatgaccaatttttaaaaaagttaaaattacagtgccagtgcaaaattgtgcaaaacgttcgttttagcctctaaataacacgttttatgaaaactgctattttgcagtgtttgcagcagttttccagtaaaaacagcaaaaacgtttatcatgaccaatttttaaaaaagttaaaattacagtgccagtgcaaaattgtgcaaaacgttcgttttagcctctaaataacacgttttatgaaaactgctcttttgcagtgtttgcagcagttttccagtaaaaacaggaaaaatgtttatcatgaccaatttttaaaaaagttaaaattacagtgccagtgcaaaattgtgcaaaacgttcgttttagcctctaaataacacgttttatgaaaactgctattttgcagtgtttgcagcagttttccagtaaaaaccgaaaaacgtttatcatgaccaatttttaaaaagttaaaattacagtgccagtgcaaaattgtgcaaaacgttcgttttagcctctaaataacacgttttatgaaaactgctattttgcagtgtttgcagcagttttccagtaaaaacagcaaaaatgtttatcatgaccaatttttaaaaaagttaaaattacagtgccagtgcaaaattgtgcaaaacgttcgttttagcctctaaataacacgttttatgaaaactgctattttgcagtgtttgcagcagttttccagtaaaaacgggaaaaacgtttatcatgaccaatttttaaaaaagttaaaattacagtgccagtgcaaaattgtgcaaaacgtttgttttagcctctaaataacacgttttatgaaaactgctattttgcagtgtttgcagcagttttccagtaaaaacgggaaaaacgtttatcatgaccaatttttaaaaaagttaaaattacagtgccagtgcaaaattgtgcaaaacgttcgttttagcctctaaataacacgttttatgaaaactgctattttgcagtgtttgcagcagttttccagtaaaaacgggaaaaaatgtttatcatgaccaatttttaaaaaagttaaaattacagtgccagtgcaaaattgtgcaaaacgttcgttttagcctctaaataacacgttttatgaaaactgctattttgcagtgtttgcagcagttttccagtaaaaacagcaaaaacgtttatcatgaccaatttttaaaaaagttaaaattacagtgccagtgcaaaattgtgcaaaacgttcgttttagcctctaaataacacgttttatgaaaactgctattttgcagtgtttgcagcagttttccagtaaaaacagcaaaaacgtttatcatgaccaatttttaaaaaagttaaaattacagtgccagtgcaaaattgtgcaaaacgttcgttttagcctctaaataacacgttttatgaaaactgctattttgcagtgtttgcagcagttttccagtaaaaacagcaaaaacgtttatcatgaccaatttttaaaaaagttaaaattacagtgccagtgcaaaattgtgcaaaacgttcgttttagcctctaaataacacgttttatgaaaactgctattttgcagtgtttgcagcagttttccagtaaaaacagcaaaaacgtttatcatgaccaatttttaaaaaagttaaaattacagtgccagtgcaaaattgtgcaaaacgttcgttttagcctctaaataacacgttttatgaaaactgctattttgcagtgtttgcagcagttttccagtaaaaacagcaaaaacgtttatcatgaccaatttttaaaaaagttaaaattacagtgccagtgcaaaattgtgcaaaacgttcgttttagcctctaaataacacgtttt
The genomic region above belongs to Montipora foliosa isolate CH-2021 unplaced genomic scaffold, ASM3666993v2 scaffold_326, whole genome shotgun sequence and contains:
- the LOC137987286 gene encoding uncharacterized protein gives rise to the protein MPPKRSARLSASASKPPAAKKQKRGRKSSAAVSREEVATPSTANVTLPAIPPDLVEQIVNRVADEVSRRMASGTGGLPSNTNALKEVPVIDMTAAGSAANGISPLVQGSINAVQKNLTGETVPKAVPDQLFISSSLPVDARVTDKIRAKICNQEYIDFGTLLANPVLDNRYSITVGNAESGALPSLCLEPVSKPKQITSIEAWTSCFLIFVGIYTSKYPAEAPALMKYGEIIQDLAARGHNWRYYDQNFRFLRQKQASAFPWGVLHGELWLRAQSPLTKKPQPANVVKPRARTDLPRVPQGFCFKFHRGLACSGCSFKHSCFKCSGEHRATLCTFRAPSKPSNSGPQSAKPKPSNPHKSS